Proteins encoded within one genomic window of Cellulomonas xiejunii:
- a CDS encoding MDR family MFS transporter — MTLEHDLRPVPPATPHGTTAPGARPVIALLVASAFVVILNETIMGVALPRLMVDLDVTAATAQWLTTGFLLTMSIVIPCTGYLLARFPLRGLFFTAMSLFATGTLVAALAPGFEVLLAGRVVQASGTAIMLPLLFTTVLNVVPASHRGRMMGVISIVIAVAPAIGPTVAGAILSALDWRWMFWLVLPIALLAIALGAVWVRNVTETSPATFDPLSALLAAAGFGGLIYGLSLVGESTSGHAPVAPGIPVAVGVVALGVFVRRQLTLQRTDAAFLDLRTFTSRAFSLAVALVVVVMSALFGSLILLPLYLQQALALDTLTVGLMMLPGGVLMGVIAPVVGSLFDRYGPRPLVLPGMVVAAAALWGMTTFGMDTQIWWIVAVHMTLNLGLGFVFTPLLTSALGSLPRALYSHGSAITSTLQQVAGAAGTALFVTLMSVGAAGAAATGADPAEAMAVGVHRAFVVGAVIASVAVVLTLFVRKPAEVEVGGPVLVGH; from the coding sequence ATGACGCTCGAGCACGACCTCCGGCCCGTCCCGCCCGCAACCCCGCACGGGACGACCGCACCCGGCGCCCGCCCCGTGATCGCGCTGCTCGTGGCCTCCGCGTTCGTCGTCATCCTCAACGAGACGATCATGGGCGTCGCCCTGCCCCGGCTCATGGTCGACCTCGACGTCACCGCCGCGACCGCGCAGTGGCTGACCACCGGCTTCCTGCTGACCATGTCGATCGTCATCCCGTGCACCGGCTACCTGCTGGCCCGGTTCCCGCTGCGGGGACTGTTCTTCACGGCGATGTCGCTGTTCGCCACCGGGACCCTGGTGGCCGCGCTCGCCCCGGGCTTCGAGGTGCTGCTCGCCGGACGCGTCGTCCAGGCGTCCGGCACCGCGATCATGCTGCCCCTGCTGTTCACCACGGTGCTCAACGTCGTCCCGGCCAGCCACCGCGGCCGGATGATGGGCGTCATCTCCATCGTCATCGCCGTCGCCCCGGCGATCGGCCCGACGGTGGCCGGCGCGATCCTGTCCGCGCTCGACTGGCGCTGGATGTTCTGGCTCGTGCTGCCCATCGCGCTGCTCGCCATCGCGCTCGGCGCCGTGTGGGTGCGCAACGTCACCGAGACGTCGCCGGCGACGTTCGACCCGCTCTCCGCGCTGCTCGCCGCGGCCGGGTTCGGCGGACTCATCTACGGCCTCAGCCTCGTCGGGGAGTCGACCTCGGGGCACGCACCCGTGGCGCCCGGGATCCCGGTCGCGGTCGGCGTCGTCGCGCTCGGCGTGTTCGTGCGGCGTCAGCTGACGCTGCAGCGCACGGACGCCGCCTTCCTCGACCTGCGCACCTTCACCTCGCGGGCCTTCAGCCTCGCCGTCGCGCTCGTCGTCGTCGTCATGTCGGCGCTGTTCGGCTCGCTCATCCTGCTGCCGCTGTACCTGCAGCAGGCGCTCGCGCTCGACACCCTGACCGTCGGCCTGATGATGCTGCCGGGCGGCGTCCTCATGGGCGTCATCGCGCCCGTGGTCGGCTCCCTCTTCGACCGCTACGGGCCGCGGCCGCTGGTCCTGCCCGGCATGGTCGTCGCCGCGGCCGCGCTGTGGGGCATGACGACGTTCGGCATGGACACGCAGATCTGGTGGATCGTGGCCGTGCACATGACCCTCAACCTGGGGCTCGGCTTCGTCTTCACGCCGCTGCTGACCTCGGCGCTCGGGTCGCTGCCGCGCGCCCTGTACTCCCACGGCAGCGCGATCACCAGCACCCTGCAGCAGGTCGCCGGCGCCGCCGGCACCGCGCTGTTCGTCACGCTCATGTCCGTCGGGGCCGCCGGTGCGGCAGCCACGGGCGCCGACCCGGCCGAGGCGATGGCGGTGGGCGTCCATCGCGCGTTCGTGGTCGGGGCGGTCATCGCCAGCGTCGCCGTCGTGCTCACGCTGTTCGTCCGCAAGCCTGCGGAGGTCGAGGTGGGGGGCCCGGTGCTCGTCGGGCACTAG
- a CDS encoding aldo/keto reductase: MKTLTLPGTDIVAPNVVLGLMRIAEKSDDEICELVRTARDAGIDFVDHADVYGREMHECERRFADAMALTPSQRDEITIQTKCGIVREGPYFDFSYEHITASVEASLQALRTDHVDVLLLHRPDALVEPDEVARAFDELEAAGKVRAFGVSNHTPRQIELLQRSVRQPLVANQVQLSITHAALVAQGVAGNMVAEDQSVTRDGGGLLDYCRLNDITVQAWSPFQAGFFTGTFLGSPEYPELNAVIDRLAAQYDVPPIAIATAWITRHPARMQVVLGTTTPERVAGAALGSDLPLTRAQWYDLFRAAGHIVP, encoded by the coding sequence ATGAAGACTCTCACCCTGCCGGGGACCGACATCGTCGCCCCCAACGTCGTGCTCGGGCTCATGCGGATCGCCGAGAAGTCGGACGACGAGATCTGTGAGCTCGTGCGCACCGCCCGCGACGCGGGCATCGACTTCGTCGACCACGCCGACGTGTACGGCCGCGAGATGCACGAGTGCGAGCGCCGGTTCGCCGACGCCATGGCGCTCACGCCCTCGCAGCGCGACGAGATCACGATCCAGACCAAGTGCGGGATCGTGCGCGAGGGGCCGTACTTCGACTTCTCGTACGAGCACATCACGGCGTCGGTCGAGGCCTCGCTGCAGGCCCTGCGGACCGACCACGTGGACGTCCTGCTGCTGCACCGCCCGGACGCGCTCGTCGAGCCGGACGAGGTGGCGCGGGCGTTCGACGAGCTCGAGGCCGCGGGCAAGGTGCGGGCGTTCGGCGTCTCCAACCACACGCCGCGGCAGATCGAGCTGCTCCAGCGGTCGGTGCGCCAGCCGCTCGTCGCCAACCAGGTGCAGCTGTCGATCACGCACGCCGCGCTGGTCGCCCAGGGCGTCGCCGGGAACATGGTGGCCGAGGACCAGTCCGTCACGCGGGACGGCGGCGGGCTGCTCGACTACTGCCGCCTGAACGACATCACCGTGCAGGCCTGGTCGCCGTTCCAGGCCGGGTTCTTCACGGGCACGTTCCTCGGCTCCCCCGAGTACCCCGAGCTCAACGCCGTGATCGACCGGCTCGCCGCGCAGTACGACGTCCCGCCGATCGCCATCGCGACCGCCTGGATCACGCGCCACCCCGCGCGGATGCAGGTCGTCCTCGGCACGACGACCCCGGAGCGGGTCGCCGGGGCGGCGCTGGGGTCGGACCTGCCGCTCACGCGGGCGCAGTGGTACGACCTGTTCCGCGCAGCGGGGCACATCGTCCCCTGA
- a CDS encoding TetR/AcrR family transcriptional regulator has translation MPDADDRQHDGDAGVLDADCGLREHRRRETRRAIADAALDLFERHGVHATAVEAIAEAAGIAPRTFYRHAGTKENALFVDDDSMERLVESVRAVGQRGSTVVRAIEQAYLAHIDAFDAEPPESHARVLRVRRLVLHDPDLLACVLARDAEQVQDLTTIVLHAGDHPDELRARTVVTAIGTAVRLAYDEWARRAERGETVPVRSLYEQVRSGLVDHFTRGGAG, from the coding sequence ATGCCCGACGCGGACGACCGGCAGCACGACGGCGACGCCGGCGTGCTCGACGCCGACTGTGGCCTGCGCGAGCACCGCCGTCGCGAGACCCGTCGCGCCATCGCCGACGCCGCGCTCGACCTCTTCGAGCGTCACGGGGTCCACGCCACCGCCGTCGAGGCCATCGCGGAGGCCGCCGGCATCGCCCCACGCACCTTCTACCGCCACGCGGGGACGAAGGAGAACGCGTTGTTCGTCGACGACGACTCGATGGAGCGGCTCGTGGAGAGCGTGCGTGCCGTCGGCCAGCGGGGGTCGACGGTCGTCCGCGCGATCGAGCAGGCCTACCTGGCGCACATCGACGCCTTCGACGCCGAGCCGCCCGAGAGCCACGCCCGCGTGCTGCGGGTGCGTCGGCTCGTCCTCCATGACCCGGACCTGCTCGCCTGTGTCCTCGCCCGCGACGCCGAGCAGGTGCAGGACCTCACCACGATCGTGCTGCACGCCGGCGACCATCCGGACGAGCTGCGGGCCCGCACGGTCGTCACCGCCATCGGCACCGCCGTGCGCCTGGCGTACGACGAGTGGGCGCGCCGCGCCGAGCGCGGCGAGACGGTTCCGGTCCGCTCGCTCTACGAGCAGGTGCGGTCCGGGCTGGTCGACCACTTCACGCGGGGCGGTGCGGGCTAG
- a CDS encoding VOC family protein produces MAGIVWWEVVTAEPELFQRFHAALSGWTFAPAFADTELGADYWIVQQDGRGVGGLQRGASSDGPPRAGTRVYLGVDDLEATLARVAALGGRVERTRTELGGDDRWFGTFLDPTGVSFGLWTQHPARG; encoded by the coding sequence GTGGCCGGGATCGTGTGGTGGGAGGTCGTGACCGCGGAGCCCGAGCTCTTCCAGCGGTTCCACGCGGCGCTGTCCGGGTGGACGTTCGCCCCCGCCTTCGCGGACACCGAGCTCGGGGCCGACTACTGGATCGTGCAGCAGGACGGGCGGGGCGTGGGCGGTCTCCAGCGGGGCGCGTCGTCCGACGGGCCGCCCCGGGCCGGGACGCGGGTCTACCTGGGCGTCGACGACCTCGAGGCGACGCTCGCGCGCGTGGCCGCGCTCGGTGGCCGGGTGGAGCGCACGCGGACCGAGCTCGGTGGGGACGACCGGTGGTTCGGGACGTTCCTGGACCCGACGGGCGTCTCGTTCGGGCTCTGGACGCAGCACCCGGCACGCGGCTGA